A window of Streptomyces sp. Je 1-332 genomic DNA:
GCGCCGGGTCCAGGTATGTGTCCCGGGCGGCCCGTATGGCGGGCATGTACGCCATGTCCGTGACGTAGTACGTCAGCTTCACGACGTCCCGGAAGCTGCCGCCCGCGGCCACGAGGCAATGCCACAGATTGTCGAACACCTGCCGTGCCTGCGCCGCCGGGTCGTCCTCGCCGACGAGCTGCCCCTCCTTGTCCAGGGGGAGTTGGCCGGCTATCGCCACGAAGCGGCCCGTGCCCATCACCACGTGCGTGTACTGGGTGGCGGGAAAGACGCCGTCGGGGGCGTTGATGTGGGTCAGTTGGCTCATCGCGCCATCCTGGACCACGGGTTCAGAGCAGGGTGAGCTGCGTGCCGCCGGGTGGCGCCGGCTCGGGATCGGGGGGCTCCGGGGTGCGGATGCGGCGGGTGGCGCCCGCGCGTGTGGGGCCGATGCCGAACTCCTCGGCCAGTTCGTGCACTTGGCGGGTGATCCGGCGCTGGTACCACTTGGGTGCGTAGGCGCCTTCTGCGTACAGCCGCTCGTAGCGCCGCACGAGATACGGGTGGTGCTGTTCCAGCCAGGCCATGAACCACTCGCGTGCTCCGGGCCGCAGATGCAGCACGAGCGGCGTCACGGAGGTGGCCCCCGCGGCGGCGATGGCCCGTACGGTCGCCCGCAGTTGCTCGGGCCTGTCCCCGAGGAA
This region includes:
- a CDS encoding RidA family protein gives rise to the protein MSQLTHINAPDGVFPATQYTHVVMGTGRFVAIAGQLPLDKEGQLVGEDDPAAQARQVFDNLWHCLVAAGGSFRDVVKLTYYVTDMAYMPAIRAARDTYLDPARLPAASAVQVSALVSPQVLMEIEAYAVL